The DNA region CTAACGCAGGAATCAGTGTAATCAATATATTATTTTTAGGTGGGTTTGGTAATTTTTCCGGAGGTAAGACTTCTATATCTGTGTTTGGTGTTATATACTTTATTCTTGTGCTTCTATTAAATTTAGGATATTTTAATTTATTGGTATATATCTTATCAGTAAATTTAAGTCCCAATATGTGCATATTTTCATTTTTATCTGTGTATAACTTATTATTTTTAAAGTAAAAATAATACCCCATAATTATAAGGAAATCACAATCTTTAAGCTGAGTTTCCTTATTAATTTTCTGGGTATTTTTATAAACCCCGTATTTTGTATTGTTATCCTTTATGTAATATTTATTGTCCCTTAAAAACAAAGTTACATTTCCCTGCTTCAGCAAATCATCCTGTATATATATAGTATCTTTTTCACTTCCACCAATTGTAACTTTTTTAACTTCCTTTAAATCTATTACTCTATCATAATTTCTTTGAATACTGTCAAAATCAATTAAAAAGTTTAACTTAAAAACTGTTTCATTATAATTTTCGTACTTTATAATTATTTCATCACCATGCTGCAAATCTTTATTATATAATTTCATAATACCATCTATTGTAAAATACACTGAATTAGTACAATTTATTTCAAAGCCATCGACATGCCTTAAAAGTTCAAATTCAAAATCCTCAAAAAATCTTTCTTTTTTAAATCTAACTTGGCATCCTTTTGTTGTTCCTACTTTTACTATATTGCTTTCAAAGTCTGAAAGAGAATATTCTCGATAGATATTTTTGCCAAATATAATTATTTTATATTTATTTTTTCCCATGACTTTATCTCCCCTACTCTAAAATATTTATAATAGAACCATCTCTAATATTGAATTCCTCTAGTGTTTTATTCCCTTTTAATAAAGCTATGGGCTTTTCAGACCTTGCATAAACCTCCATAATATTATCAGTGTTAATTTTTAAATCATAGGCCTTATTTATAGCTATCACCAAATCATTAGCTGTAATGTCTAGAGGTACTTCTATATCTACCTTCTTATTAAGTTTTGGTATATTTAATATTACAATTGCCTTATTCATTTCTGCCCCCTTAATTAAACATATATAGTCTTATTTTATAACCGCTAGAATCTAAAATCATTTTAGGGTCCCTTAATTAAACATATATATAATCTTATTAAAGCATCTATTCTTTGCTAAAAAATCTATTGTAATATCCTCTTCTCTAAAACAATCTATATATTCGGAAATATTACAATTACTAATATACTCATCTTTGATTAAATAATTTTCCTTAGTGTCTACATACTTATTGCAAATAAATATAAACTTATTTGGATTTGAACAATCTATATTAACCCTTAAATTATTTAATTTTATTGCATCTACTTTGCTCTGCTTTGTTAATATGATTACCTTATGGCAATAACCCATAAGCATAGACTTTTCACTGTTAAACTCATTAGATGTGTCAACTATTATATAGTCATACTTACCACTGTCTTTAAGTTTTTCAATAAAAAATCCAAACTCCTTCATACCTATATTTAATGAAGACACAGGTTGTTTAAAAGGTAATAAATAATCAAAAGGTTTTTTACCCATTGCATCATCTAAATGATTAAGAATTTTCTCATCCTTATTCACCAAATATCTATCAAAGCCTGAAGTGCAATATTGATCATTTCCAATTATAAAATCAAAGCTTTGTATACTTTCCGTATTTAAATAAAATACTCTTTTATTTAAATGTTTTAAAGCTGCAGCTATACCTATAGACACAGTGGTTTTACCACTTCCCCCTATTGGAGAATAAACCATTATTACCTTTGACTTATGATTTTCTCTAACTGGCTCTATAGAACTATTACTCATTACTTCATTGTAAATTTCCTTTACACTTGTATATTTATATATGTTGTGTACACTTAAGCTACAGGTTATTTCCTTTAACTCTTCTTGTTCTGTTAATATAAATGTATTTGCTATATTATGCTTTTGCAGCTTTGGATCATATAATTCCTCATTTATTATCAATATATCTATATGTCTTGGTAAATTGAAATACTCCTTCAAATAATCTTCATTGGAAATCACTATGAGCTCAAGTTTATCACCCAGCTCTTGTATTAATTTTAATTCAATAGGCATTAAATATTTTTCATCTCTATCAACCAACATAATAACTATATTTTTCATTATTTGTTTCTCCTTTACATAAAAACAAATTATGTTAGGTACATGAAAATAAATAACAAGTCAAAGATGCTGGCATATTTTGTGTCAGACAAGGAAGCAGGTTCCGTCGCTAGTAGGACTATCGGTGGGTTCTGCTGACGCAGTATGACGGAAAATAGACTAGCATACTGACTTGTTATTTATTTAAATGTGCCTTATTTCAACAATCATAAATTCACTATTGGCAAGGGTAACTATATCCCCTGGCACTATCTCTTCTTTTACATCTTTTTCTAGCCTTCTACCATTAATAAATGTACCATTGGAGCTTCCAAGGTCAACCATATAGTATTTTTCATTTTCCTTTAAAATACTGCAATGCTTCCTGCTTATAGCTTTATTAAATGTAATTAATCCCTCTACATATTCATCCTTACTCCCTATTATAAATTCCGGCTTATCTATAACTATTGTTATTTTTTCTGGAGTATTTACTCCCGTTAACGCTATTTTTGCACTTTGCTCTTCAGATAGCAAAGTTGTACCATCATCCTCTAATAATCTTGTATCATGGCAGTTATTGTAGTGCTCATATTTAGTGCGAAAACTTGATGTATTGTGTCCACTTTTATGCTCCTCAGCTTTATTTTTTCTTTTTCTTGAAAATATGCTACTAAATGGTCCTATATATCTCTTTTTATTTTTAGTGTCCTTGTAATCTCTAGTACCCCCATGATCTTCACTATCTATATGATTTTCACTAAGCTTATGCCTAACTTCTTTTTTTACACCAGACTCTTTTTTTACTTCTGATTTAATATTTGCAGTACTAATGTTAATCTCCCTGAAAATATTCTCTAAAGATTTGCTTGAATTTAAATTAGAATACAAGTTATCAATGGCGCTTCCTGTAAGTTTTTTATTGTTATCAATAGCTTTTAATATATTTTGTTTTAATTCATTACTAAATGTCTTTTCTGTTCTTCCGTTATCATATATTACTGGAATGTATATATAATAAATATTAAGATTGTTGGTATCTACAAATATAGAATTTAAGTTTGTATTAATATTTTTATATTCTATAAATCCGTTTTCTTCTACATTTAAGGCCACTATCAGTAACTTTCTTATTATTTTTATAAATATGTCTACGCCACTATTTTGTATTACAGTTTCTAAATCTTTATATTTTGAAATGTCATAAACCAATTTAATTTTTCCATTATGCATGACTTTAACGCATTTCACAAAACCATTATTCACTTGGTTTTGTAATACCTTATATCCAACTTCGTAAAAAATACTCTCCTGACTAAGTATATAGTTTATATTTGTGCTATATCTATTTTCTTCAATAAGAGAATTCAACCATAACTCCCCCTTAAAATATTTTCTATCTATATTTTTCCTTAAATCAATGGTTCAATTTCATCATATTCTCAACTATCTTCATAAGCTAAAATCTCTCACTACCTTAGAGTTCTTTAGTCCCCTCACTAAACTAAAGTAATTCAGTCTCCTGGCTATCTTCCAGTAATTCTGTTTCCTCACCATTCTGAAGTAACTCAATGCCCTGGCTGTTCTCCAGCAATTCTGTTTCCTCGCCATTCTGGGGTAACTCAGTACCCCGGCTGTTCTCCAGTAATTCTGTTTCATTGCTGTCCTTGAATAACTCAGCTTTTTTACTCTTATCAAGCAATTTATTATCATCACTATTTTGGAGTAATCCATTAAGATTTTTATTATTTACCTTTTCTTCATTAATAGTTAATTTAAGTTTTTTATTATTAGAGGATTTATTAAGTGCTCCTTTGGATCCTTTAAATTCTTTAGATGCTTTAGATAAGTAGCACCATAATATACCTATGATTGAAACTACCGATATAGCTATGCCAATTATTAAAATTACCCAACCTATATTCATAAAAACCCCCTTATTTTACATACCCTTGGTTTTGAAGTTCCTTATATATTTGTTTCAACGCTTGTATGTCATTGCTACTTTGAGTTGTACTGTATTTTTCAGCCAGTTTGTAATTTTTGAAAAAATCTGAAAAATCTCTTTGCTCTTTGTCCTTTGTCATTTGCTTTAAATAAAATAACTTAGCTAACTTAGCATATCCTATGGAATTATTAGGATATTTATTAATCAAAACTTTAAAGTATTTTTCAGCTTCATCAAAGTTTCGCAATTGAAGCTCCACATTGCCTAAACTACTATAAAGAGTCATAGTATCTGTTCCTAATTTCTTAACCATTAAATAATTTTCTAAAGACTTATTATAATATTTTTTCCTTTCCGCCTCATTATCCGATAACATAGCCTTTGCATTGTATGCAGCGCCTAATCTTTCATAAATAGCCGTATTTCCTTTATCCTTACTTTGAGAATTGATTTTTTCTAATAAATCTATTTGCTTATTATAATCCTCATCTAATATCATAAAATTATCTCTGTATATATCAGCTATCATTATATAGCCTCTTAATCTCTTTTCCTCATTTTCTATGGTTTCTATATATTTAATTAGTTCGTCAACATTTTTTATAGCTTCATCGTCTTTGGTAAGCTTCCCTGGTTTATTTAATGACTTAGATATAGCATAATAATAATTAACACCTTCAAATTTTTTATCTTTAACCTTTTCAAAACAACTGATAGCTTCCTTATAATTTGCTTTTGAAAAACACGCCAGACCTAAAAAATAATTATACTTATCATTTTGGATTAATTCAGGTCTTTCACTAACAGCTTCCACTTTTAAATACTTGAGCATTTTGTCAAAGTCTGATTGAGCATAGTACAAATTGGCCACTGCTAAATATCCCTCATCTTTATCAGGCAAATTATCAATAGCACTATTAAAAACCCTTAAAGCATCATCATATTGCTTTGCCTCTTGATACTGTTCTCCCTTAGTTAAAAGTGACATGTAATCATTGTTTTTTAGATTATTTATTTTAAAAACACCAAACACCGTTATTGCCACTCCAATGCATAAAGCAGCTATAAAATACTTGCCTTTGCTTCTTCTCTTTTTAATTTTATAACTATAGCTTAATTTTTCTATATTATTCAAATCATAAATGAGTTCCTCTATATTTTGATATCTGTTAATAGGGTCTTGCTGAATACATTTTGAAATTATATGTTCTATCCCCTCTGAGTACTTTGGGTTTATAGTCCTAACTGGTACAAGTTCATAGGGTGGATCATTGGGTCCTTGTCCCGTCAATAGATGGTATAAAGTAACCCCTAAGCTATAAATATCTGTTCTATTATCTGTTTGATGATTGCCATATTGTTCTGGTGCTGCATATCCCCTAGTTCCTATAATTACAGTATCTGATGCAGTATCTTTTTTATATTCTCTTGCTATTCCAAAATCTATAAGTTTTATTTTTCCTTCTTTATTTAGCATTATGTTTCCAGGCTTCATATCCCTATATATGATTGGATTTGGCTTCTGATTGTGTAAGTATTTCAATACATCACATAGCTCCTTGGCCCAACTTATAACCTTTTCTTCTGGAAAAGATATACACTGATTCAATAGAATATTTAAACTTGTCCCATCTATATAATCTAAAACTATATATATTTTTTCTTCTTCATTTATAATATCCACAATCCTAGGCAGCGCTGGATGATCTAAATTTTTTAATATGTTTGGCTCAGCTAGAAAATCTATATCAGCATTTTTATTGAGAGTAATTTCCTTTACAGCCCAATTCTTTTCAAAATTTATGCTTACAGCTTTATATACTACACTCATACCGCCCTTACCTAATATCTCTATAAGTTTATATCTACCATCTATTATCTTCCCTTTGTATTCAGACATACCTTTCCTCCAAAATTATCTTCCAAATAATCTATTAAAAATCCCCATTTTTCTCTTTTCATTTTCTATTAATACAATAATTACGGATATATTATCTCTTTCTTCTCTGGACTTTACTGTATGAATCATATCCAAAGCTAATTTTTGAACCTCTATATCATAATTTTTGCCCCCATAGTCCTTATATAAATAATCCTTATCTACATAATCTTTGCCTTGGTAGTGCCCACCTTGGTATTTCTTACTTTCGTAATGCCCACCTTTGTAATTCCTGCCCTTATAGTGCTTTCCTTTAAATTTGTTATTTCTATAATCCCATTGTCCATAGTCCTTACCCTTTAAGAGCTTATTAACATTTTCTATCATTTCTTCTTCCTGAAATTTATTATAAAAGCCATCGCTACACAATATAAAAGCATTGGTATCCCCTATTGATCCCATTTTTTTATAAACTACTATATTCTCTTTGGCACCTACGCATTGTAAAAGTACATTCTTCATTTTACTTCTTTTAGCCTCTTCTACTGTCATCTCTTTGTTTTTAACCTTCATAGCCACATAGGAATCATCCTCTGTTTCTTGTACTATCCTCCTATTTATTTTATAAATTCTTGAATCTCCTACATTGGCAATATAATATTTTCCTTCATATATAAACAACACTGTTATAGTTGTTCCCATTTTAATATTATTTTCCTTAGAATATTTGTATATTGATTTATTGGCAAGTAAAATAGTCTCTTCCAATGAATTCAATATTGCTTCATGACCAGCTTTAATCACTCCGCTAAACTTTTGTTCCCACCATTCCTTAAATAATCTAACTGCTGTAATACTAGCTATTTCTCCTTTGGATAAGCCTCCTAACCCATCACAAACAATAAATAATCCAAACTCTTCCTCCCTATGCTCACCAATTTCAACTAACACGTTATCTTCGTTAATTTTTTTTATATTGCCTATATCACTAGCAATTCCTACATGAAATTTTAAATTTTTCATTTTTAAACTCCTCAGTAGATTTACTATCATCTTTTATATCTATATAAATTACACTTTTATACAAAGTAGCCATTTACATTTTATCATCTTAAATACTTTATTTCAATTATCTTCAAATATATTTCAAAATTTTCAAATATGTATTGATATTATGTAATTTTAACTATAAAATATAATATATTTATATTATGTATAATAATGGAGGTAAACATGAATAGAAAAAAGCTAAAAGCTATTATAGCTTTAACATTGAGCCTGTGTTATTCCAATGTAACATTTGCTAAACCTGTTAAAGCTTTTTCAAATGTCATTTATAAGGCACATTCTCCTAGAGATATGTATGAAAACTTTATTAAAGACAAACTTAACTTACAAACTATTGACTTTACTGCTGCTGAGAATAGCTCAACTAATCTAGATGCAGCCAGTGCTCTTATGCAAAATAATAAGGAAAATATTAAATTATTTCTTGGGGAAAATGAGAAAGGTATCTTTGTAAGCCCTACTATAAATTCTGACAAACAAGAATTCTCAATACCCACAAAATCCTTTTTCAAGGAAAAGTCACTGGTTATTGCTCCTGCTGAAAATATAGAAACTTTAAACTTATTTTTAAGTACTGGACAATCTGTAAACTACTCAAATTTAAACAAAAACTCTTTTTATAAATTATTAAATTTAGATTCTAATACTCAGCTTAATTAT from Haloimpatiens massiliensis includes:
- a CDS encoding serine/threonine-protein kinase: MSEYKGKIIDGRYKLIEILGKGGMSVVYKAVSINFEKNWAVKEITLNKNADIDFLAEPNILKNLDHPALPRIVDIINEEEKIYIVLDYIDGTSLNILLNQCISFPEEKVISWAKELCDVLKYLHNQKPNPIIYRDMKPGNIMLNKEGKIKLIDFGIAREYKKDTASDTVIIGTRGYAAPEQYGNHQTDNRTDIYSLGVTLYHLLTGQGPNDPPYELVPVRTINPKYSEGIEHIISKCIQQDPINRYQNIEELIYDLNNIEKLSYSYKIKKRRSKGKYFIAALCIGVAITVFGVFKINNLKNNDYMSLLTKGEQYQEAKQYDDALRVFNSAIDNLPDKDEGYLAVANLYYAQSDFDKMLKYLKVEAVSERPELIQNDKYNYFLGLACFSKANYKEAISCFEKVKDKKFEGVNYYYAISKSLNKPGKLTKDDEAIKNVDELIKYIETIENEEKRLRGYIMIADIYRDNFMILDEDYNKQIDLLEKINSQSKDKGNTAIYERLGAAYNAKAMLSDNEAERKKYYNKSLENYLMVKKLGTDTMTLYSSLGNVELQLRNFDEAEKYFKVLINKYPNNSIGYAKLAKLFYLKQMTKDKEQRDFSDFFKNYKLAEKYSTTQSSNDIQALKQIYKELQNQGYVK
- a CDS encoding AAA family ATPase encodes the protein MKNIVIMLVDRDEKYLMPIELKLIQELGDKLELIVISNEDYLKEYFNLPRHIDILIINEELYDPKLQKHNIANTFILTEQEELKEITCSLSVHNIYKYTSVKEIYNEVMSNSSIEPVRENHKSKVIMVYSPIGGSGKTTVSIGIAAALKHLNKRVFYLNTESIQSFDFIIGNDQYCTSGFDRYLVNKDEKILNHLDDAMGKKPFDYLLPFKQPVSSLNIGMKEFGFFIEKLKDSGKYDYIIVDTSNEFNSEKSMLMGYCHKVIILTKQSKVDAIKLNNLRVNIDCSNPNKFIFICNKYVDTKENYLIKDEYISNCNISEYIDCFREEDITIDFLAKNRCFNKIIYMFN
- a CDS encoding FHA domain-containing protein; this encodes MNSLIEENRYSTNINYILSQESIFYEVGYKVLQNQVNNGFVKCVKVMHNGKIKLVYDISKYKDLETVIQNSGVDIFIKIIRKLLIVALNVEENGFIEYKNINTNLNSIFVDTNNLNIYYIYIPVIYDNGRTEKTFSNELKQNILKAIDNNKKLTGSAIDNLYSNLNSSKSLENIFREINISTANIKSEVKKESGVKKEVRHKLSENHIDSEDHGGTRDYKDTKNKKRYIGPFSSIFSRKRKNKAEEHKSGHNTSSFRTKYEHYNNCHDTRLLEDDGTTLLSEEQSAKIALTGVNTPEKITIVIDKPEFIIGSKDEYVEGLITFNKAISRKHCSILKENEKYYMVDLGSSNGTFINGRRLEKDVKEEIVPGDIVTLANSEFMIVEIRHI
- a CDS encoding EsaB/YukD family protein, with amino-acid sequence MNKAIVILNIPKLNKKVDIEVPLDITANDLVIAINKAYDLKINTDNIMEVYARSEKPIALLKGNKTLEEFNIRDGSIINILE
- a CDS encoding PP2C family protein-serine/threonine phosphatase translates to MKNLKFHVGIASDIGNIKKINEDNVLVEIGEHREEEFGLFIVCDGLGGLSKGEIASITAVRLFKEWWEQKFSGVIKAGHEAILNSLEETILLANKSIYKYSKENNIKMGTTITVLFIYEGKYYIANVGDSRIYKINRRIVQETEDDSYVAMKVKNKEMTVEEAKRSKMKNVLLQCVGAKENIVVYKKMGSIGDTNAFILCSDGFYNKFQEEEMIENVNKLLKGKDYGQWDYRNNKFKGKHYKGRNYKGGHYESKKYQGGHYQGKDYVDKDYLYKDYGGKNYDIEVQKLALDMIHTVKSREERDNISVIIVLIENEKRKMGIFNRLFGR